In a single window of the Pedococcus dokdonensis genome:
- a CDS encoding NAD(P)/FAD-dependent oxidoreductase: MDTNPTTGSAPSPGSSPSPGSSPSPGSSPSPGSSPSAAVAHDHDVIVVGGGAAGLAAATTLARARRDVLVLDTGEPRNAPAHGVHGFLSRDGISPRELLAVGRDELQQYGGRYRLVGATGARPVDGGFEVQLEDGSAVTARRVIVTTGLVDVLPEVPGLREHWGTGVVHCPYCHGWEVRERPLVVIASGPLAAHQALLFSQWSDDLTLLLNGQEGPTGEEAARLTAIGVEVVAGAVREIQSSDGRVTGAVVESDGGPTVVPCEAVVVGPRFEARSTVLESLGVPTVDFMMGELALGTHVPSQPNTGATTVAGVFVAGNVTDPQLQVIHAAGAGVRVAAWVNLELVTEDADRALALAGPQAG, translated from the coding sequence ATGGACACCAACCCGACCACAGGCTCGGCCCCCTCCCCTGGCTCCTCGCCCTCCCCTGGCTCCTCGCCCTCCCCTGGCTCCTCGCCCTCCCCTGGCTCGTCGCCCTCCGCGGCCGTAGCCCACGACCATGACGTCATCGTCGTCGGCGGAGGGGCGGCCGGCCTGGCCGCGGCCACCACCTTGGCCCGCGCCCGCCGTGACGTCCTCGTCCTCGACACGGGCGAGCCGCGCAACGCCCCGGCCCACGGCGTGCACGGTTTCCTGAGCCGCGACGGCATCTCGCCGCGCGAGCTGCTCGCAGTGGGTCGCGACGAGCTGCAGCAGTATGGCGGCCGGTACCGGCTCGTGGGTGCCACCGGTGCCAGACCGGTCGACGGTGGTTTCGAGGTGCAGCTCGAGGACGGAAGTGCGGTCACCGCGCGGCGGGTCATCGTGACCACCGGGCTGGTCGACGTCCTGCCGGAGGTTCCGGGACTGCGCGAGCACTGGGGCACCGGGGTCGTGCACTGCCCCTACTGCCACGGCTGGGAGGTCAGGGAGCGACCGCTGGTCGTCATCGCCTCCGGCCCCCTGGCGGCGCACCAGGCCTTGCTGTTCAGCCAGTGGTCCGACGACCTCACCCTGCTCCTGAACGGTCAGGAGGGGCCGACCGGCGAGGAGGCCGCCCGACTCACCGCGATCGGGGTCGAGGTCGTCGCCGGCGCGGTGCGCGAGATCCAGTCGTCGGACGGACGGGTCACCGGCGCCGTGGTCGAGTCGGATGGCGGCCCCACCGTGGTGCCGTGCGAGGCGGTCGTCGTCGGACCTCGGTTCGAGGCGCGGTCGACGGTGCTGGAGTCGCTGGGCGTGCCGACCGTCGACTTCATGATGGGTGAGCTGGCGCTGGGCACCCACGTTCCCAGCCAGCCCAACACCGGGGCGACCACCGTCGCCGGGGTGTTCGTGGCCGGCAACGTCACGGATCCTCAGCTCCAGGTGATCCACGCCGCGGGCGCGGGCGTGCGTGTCGCCGCCTGGGTCAACCTTGAGCTGGTCACCGAGGACGCCGACCGAGCCCTCGCCCTGGCTGGCCCGCAGGCGGGCTGA
- a CDS encoding biotin transporter BioY, which produces MTAIAIPRKRVLADYVPAVAGIPASVGARVRDLALVAAGAGFIGLLAQWSVPLPGTPVPLTLGTFAVLLTGASLGGVRALLSVGTYLVAGGLGVNWFAGHREGWGGATFGYIIGYVVAATLVGWLAQRGGDRTVAKTVVTMVLGNLVIYAVGVAWLMNVTGLDLSAGLKAGMTPFLIGDAVKIAAAAGVLPAAWALVKRVEKR; this is translated from the coding sequence GTGACTGCTATCGCCATCCCCCGCAAGCGTGTCCTCGCCGACTACGTCCCCGCCGTCGCCGGTATCCCCGCGTCGGTCGGCGCCCGGGTCCGCGACCTGGCCCTCGTCGCCGCAGGTGCCGGGTTCATCGGCCTGCTGGCCCAGTGGAGCGTCCCGCTGCCGGGTACGCCTGTCCCCCTGACCCTCGGCACCTTCGCCGTCCTGCTGACCGGGGCCTCGCTCGGTGGCGTCCGTGCCCTCCTGAGCGTCGGCACCTACCTCGTGGCCGGTGGGCTCGGGGTCAACTGGTTCGCGGGCCACAGGGAGGGCTGGGGCGGCGCCACGTTCGGCTACATCATCGGCTACGTCGTCGCGGCCACCCTCGTCGGCTGGCTGGCCCAGCGCGGTGGTGACCGCACGGTGGCCAAGACCGTGGTCACGATGGTGCTCGGCAACCTGGTCATCTACGCCGTGGGCGTCGCCTGGCTGATGAACGTGACCGGCCTGGACCTGTCGGCCGGGCTGAAGGCCGGCATGACCCCGTTCCTCATCGGTGACGCCGTCAAGATCGCCGCCGCGGCAGGAGTGCTTCCCGCAGCGTGGGCTCTGGTCAAGCGCGTCGAGAAGCGCTGA
- a CDS encoding helix-turn-helix domain-containing protein: MANDELAGLGSRLRSIRGARDLTLAQVAEDTGLSVSTLSRLESGGRRATLELLLPLARVYGVTLDELVDAPATGDPRVHARPIEAYGGTIVPLTNRTGGQRAFKQVVRPSKGTEATPGTHEGYEWLYVLSGRLRLVLGEHDLVLGPGEVAEFDTRVPHWFGCADDKPVELLSIFGPQGERMHVRARPQRAIDAT; encoded by the coding sequence ATGGCAAACGACGAGCTCGCCGGCCTCGGATCACGGCTACGGAGCATCCGGGGGGCCCGGGACCTGACGCTCGCGCAGGTCGCCGAAGACACCGGCCTCTCGGTGAGCACGCTGTCCCGTCTCGAGTCGGGCGGCCGCCGGGCCACCCTCGAGCTGCTGCTGCCGCTGGCCCGGGTCTATGGCGTGACGCTCGACGAGCTCGTCGACGCTCCGGCCACCGGCGACCCCCGAGTGCACGCCAGGCCGATCGAAGCCTACGGCGGCACGATCGTCCCCTTGACCAACCGCACCGGCGGGCAGCGCGCGTTCAAGCAGGTCGTCCGACCGAGCAAGGGCACCGAGGCCACCCCCGGCACCCACGAGGGGTACGAGTGGCTCTACGTCCTCAGTGGGCGGCTGCGCCTGGTGCTCGGCGAGCACGACCTCGTCCTCGGCCCCGGCGAGGTCGCCGAGTTCGACACCCGAGTGCCGCACTGGTTCGGCTGCGCCGACGACAAGCCGGTCGAGCTGCTCAGCATCTTCGGACCCCAGGGGGAGCGGATGCACGTGCGGGCACGACCTCAGCGAGCAATCGACGCCACCTGA
- a CDS encoding Lrp/AsnC family transcriptional regulator — MEDLDRRIVELLRADGRMSYTDLGKAMGLSTSAVHQRVRRLEERGVLKGYAAIVDFTALDLPLTAFISISPLDPAAPDDIPDRLRDITELEACHSVAGEENYILKARVRTPGDLEALLARIRAAANVATRTTVVLSTPWE, encoded by the coding sequence GTGGAAGACCTCGACCGACGCATCGTGGAGCTCCTCCGTGCCGACGGTCGGATGAGCTACACCGACCTGGGCAAGGCCATGGGCCTGTCCACCTCGGCCGTGCACCAGCGGGTGCGCCGGCTCGAGGAGCGCGGCGTGCTCAAGGGGTATGCCGCGATCGTGGACTTCACGGCGCTGGACCTGCCCCTCACGGCGTTCATCTCCATCTCACCGCTCGACCCCGCCGCGCCGGACGACATCCCTGACCGGCTCAGGGACATCACCGAGCTCGAGGCGTGCCACTCGGTGGCGGGGGAAGAGAACTACATCCTGAAGGCCAGGGTGCGGACCCCTGGTGACCTCGAGGCCTTGCTGGCCCGCATCCGGGCCGCGGCGAACGTCGCCACCCGGACCACCGTGGTGCTGTCGACCCCCTGGGAGTGA
- the ybaK gene encoding Cys-tRNA(Pro) deacylase encodes MAAGTPATTALTRLGLAFELHPYDHDPAAASYGLEAAAALSVPPAQVFKTLLVAGDSGLCVGVVPVDRQLDLKAIAAALGLKKVAMAQPAEAERSTGYVVGGISPIGQRKTLRTVVDSSALEFDRVYVSGGRRGLDLSLSPADLLTATRAQVASIAR; translated from the coding sequence TTGGCCGCTGGCACTCCGGCCACGACGGCCCTGACCCGACTCGGGCTGGCCTTCGAGCTGCACCCCTACGACCACGACCCCGCGGCGGCTTCCTACGGACTGGAGGCCGCCGCGGCCTTGTCCGTGCCGCCGGCGCAGGTCTTCAAGACGCTGCTCGTCGCCGGCGACTCCGGCCTCTGCGTGGGCGTTGTCCCGGTCGACCGGCAGCTCGACCTGAAGGCCATCGCCGCCGCGCTGGGTCTGAAGAAGGTCGCGATGGCCCAGCCCGCTGAGGCGGAACGCTCGACCGGCTACGTCGTGGGCGGCATCTCCCCCATCGGCCAGCGCAAGACGCTGCGCACGGTCGTCGACTCCTCGGCCCTCGAGTTCGACCGCGTCTACGTCTCCGGCGGACGCCGCGGGCTCGACCTCTCGCTGTCCCCCGCCGACCTGCTGACGGCGACCAGGGCTCAGGTGGCGTCGATTGCTCGCTGA
- a CDS encoding KamA family radical SAM protein, with amino-acid sequence MSTAIEQPYVYRHRELVEPDWTRFPGWRDVTAADWASAQWQRAHCVKNLKQLRELMGDLLTEAFYADLERDQAERATMSMLVPPQMMNTMVSEMTWADGTMPAAGAEFTRAFYADPIRRYMLPVFSDRRTDWPSHPHATRDSLHEHDMWAVEGLTHRYPTKVLAEMLPTCPQYCGHCTRMDLVGNSTAVIDKLKLTGKPVDRYAAMLDYLQRTPQVRDVVVSGGDVANMPWKNLEGFLDKLLDVDNIRDIRLATKALMGLPQHWLQPDVVEGVARVSAKARSRGVSIAIHTHVNNAQSVTPLVADAAKAMLEAGVRDVRNQGVLMRGVNDTTEQLLDLCFALQDDAMITPYYFYMCDMIPFSEHWRLSLAEAQHLQHSMMGYLPGFATPRIVCDVPFVGKRWVHQVDSYDTERGMSFWRKNYRTSIEGADTDALSRDYVYYDPIYTLPEAGQQWWRDEGDHEAAHAVAVERAAASREASLV; translated from the coding sequence ATGAGCACCGCGATCGAGCAGCCCTACGTCTACCGGCACCGCGAGCTGGTGGAGCCCGACTGGACCCGTTTCCCGGGCTGGCGTGACGTCACGGCCGCGGACTGGGCCAGCGCCCAGTGGCAGCGCGCCCACTGCGTCAAGAACCTCAAGCAGCTGCGCGAGCTGATGGGCGACCTGCTCACCGAGGCCTTCTACGCCGACCTCGAGCGCGACCAGGCCGAGCGGGCCACGATGTCGATGCTCGTGCCTCCGCAGATGATGAACACCATGGTCAGCGAGATGACCTGGGCCGACGGCACCATGCCGGCTGCCGGGGCGGAGTTCACCCGGGCCTTCTACGCCGACCCCATCCGCCGCTACATGCTCCCGGTCTTCTCCGACCGGCGCACCGACTGGCCGTCCCACCCGCACGCCACCCGCGACAGCCTGCACGAGCACGACATGTGGGCCGTCGAGGGACTGACCCACCGCTACCCCACCAAGGTGCTGGCGGAGATGCTGCCGACCTGTCCGCAGTACTGCGGCCACTGCACCCGCATGGACCTCGTCGGCAACTCGACGGCCGTGATCGACAAGCTCAAGCTCACCGGCAAGCCCGTCGACCGCTATGCCGCGATGCTCGACTACCTGCAGCGCACCCCGCAGGTCCGCGACGTGGTGGTGTCCGGTGGTGACGTCGCGAACATGCCCTGGAAGAACCTCGAGGGCTTCCTCGACAAGCTCCTCGACGTCGACAACATCCGCGACATCCGGCTCGCCACCAAGGCGCTGATGGGCCTGCCCCAGCACTGGCTGCAGCCCGACGTCGTCGAGGGCGTGGCCCGCGTCTCCGCGAAGGCCCGCTCCCGCGGCGTCTCGATCGCGATCCACACGCACGTCAACAACGCCCAGTCCGTGACCCCGCTCGTGGCCGACGCGGCGAAGGCGATGCTCGAGGCCGGGGTCCGCGACGTGCGCAACCAGGGTGTGCTCATGCGCGGCGTCAACGACACGACCGAGCAGCTGCTCGACCTGTGCTTCGCGCTCCAGGACGACGCGATGATCACGCCCTACTACTTCTACATGTGCGACATGATCCCGTTCTCCGAGCACTGGCGGCTGTCGCTGGCCGAGGCGCAGCACCTGCAGCACTCGATGATGGGCTACCTGCCCGGGTTCGCGACCCCGCGCATCGTCTGCGACGTGCCGTTCGTCGGCAAGCGCTGGGTGCACCAGGTCGACAGCTACGACACCGAGCGCGGGATGTCGTTCTGGCGCAAGAACTACCGCACCTCCATCGAGGGTGCGGACACCGACGCACTGTCGCGCGACTACGTCTACTACGACCCGATCTACACGCTGCCCGAGGCAGGTCAGCAGTGGTGGCGCGACGAGGGCGACCACGAGGCCGCCCACGCGGTTGCCGTCGAGCGCGCGGCCGCGAGCCGCGAGGCTTCGCTGGTCTGA
- a CDS encoding 5'-3' exonuclease: MTSPDGTGRLMLLDSASLYFRAYFGVPDQRTDASQPPTNAVRGFLDMIASLVTTHQPTHLVACWDNDWRPQWRVDLVPSYKAHRVTEAPPAAAAGGAPDQAHPASDDTVAEEVPDDLAPQVPVIVDALAALGIARLGADGFEADDVIGTLATRWGGEMNVDIVTGDRDLLQLVDDARGVRVLYTGKGGVRDPDLATQDYLRERYAVENGDAYLDMSVLRGDTSDGLPGVKGIGDKTAAQLIAEYGSLAGLREAVDSGAPAIKGARRANLEAASDYLDVAPTVVRVARDAPVPEADLALPTQVADPVLMSKVASEFGVTSSFNRVLSALRID, from the coding sequence ATGACCTCGCCCGACGGCACCGGCCGCCTCATGCTGCTCGACAGCGCCTCCCTCTACTTCCGCGCCTACTTCGGGGTCCCCGACCAGCGCACCGACGCCTCCCAGCCGCCCACGAACGCCGTCCGCGGCTTCCTCGACATGATCGCCTCGCTGGTCACCACGCATCAGCCGACCCACTTGGTCGCGTGCTGGGACAACGACTGGCGCCCGCAGTGGCGAGTCGACCTGGTGCCGAGCTACAAGGCCCACCGGGTGACCGAGGCGCCGCCGGCCGCCGCGGCTGGCGGCGCACCCGACCAGGCACATCCGGCGTCGGACGACACGGTCGCCGAGGAAGTCCCGGACGACCTGGCCCCCCAGGTGCCGGTCATCGTCGATGCGCTGGCGGCCCTCGGCATCGCGCGGCTCGGCGCGGACGGGTTCGAGGCGGACGACGTGATCGGCACCCTCGCCACCCGGTGGGGCGGCGAGATGAACGTCGACATCGTGACCGGCGACCGCGACCTCCTGCAGCTCGTCGATGACGCGCGAGGCGTCCGGGTCCTCTACACCGGGAAGGGTGGGGTGCGGGACCCCGACCTCGCGACCCAGGACTACCTCCGGGAGCGGTATGCCGTGGAGAACGGCGACGCCTACCTGGACATGTCGGTCCTGCGCGGCGACACGAGCGACGGCCTGCCCGGCGTGAAGGGCATCGGCGACAAGACGGCTGCGCAGCTCATCGCCGAGTACGGTTCGCTCGCCGGTCTGCGGGAGGCCGTGGACTCGGGTGCCCCTGCGATCAAGGGTGCTCGGCGGGCCAACCTCGAGGCCGCGTCGGACTACCTCGACGTCGCCCCCACGGTCGTCCGCGTGGCCCGCGACGCCCCGGTGCCCGAGGCGGACCTGGCGCTGCCCACGCAGGTGGCCGACCCGGTCCTGATGAGCAAGGTGGCCAGCGAGTTCGGGGTGACCAGCTCGTTCAACCGGGTGCTCTCCGCCCT